From Ndongobacter massiliensis:
GATGTTCCAGTTTATCAATTATCTCAGGTTGTGTTAGTCCGGACATTGCATCGCCAATCATTGGATAATATGTGGTATCCCAATCGTCCGGCATAGTAAGGTAAAGTGGAGCATCACCTTGATAAGCATTTTGTGGAAGAGAAATTTTCATTTATTAACAATCTCCATAGAAATATAATAATTAATTTAAAACCAAATTTTGCTACACCACAAATGTATTTTCTTAAGAGACAAAGCCAAACAACTGAGGTAGAAATAAAGATACGCTTGGAAATATGGTGAGGATTCCAAGAATAACTAAGTCGACCACGATAAAAGGTAACAACTGCTTGATGAGATTTCCCATTCTACACTTACCAACCGACTGTGTAGTATAAATTGCCATTCCAAATGGTGGAGTAAGCATACCAACCATCAGGTTAGTAATAACCAAAACACCAAAATGAATTGAATTGACACCTGCTGCCTTTGCCACTGGAAAAAGAATGGGGACGAGAACTAGAATAGAGGGTGCTGTATCCATGAACATGCCCCATACTAATAAAATAAGATTGATAACCATAAGAATTCCCAACTTAGATGTAACATGGCTACTAATTAACATAGAAATCTTGGTAGGAATATTCTCTGTAGCGAGGACATACGAAAAGGTAGTGGCACCAGCAATAATCAGGTAAATTGTTGTAGTTTGGAGCAAAACATTTTTGCAAATTGTAATAAATTCAGAGAAAGGTATTGGTTTATAGATAAAAGAAGTAATGCACAGCGCATAAGCCAAGGCAATTGCCGCCGCTTCCGTCGGCGTGAAGATTCCAGAATTCATGCCGACGAGTATAATCACAACTGTCATTAAAGGCAGAATAGAATGAAGTGTTACATTGATAGCTTCACGGAAAGGGATTCTCACTGTGCGCTTCGGAAGTTTAACGAAAAAGCCTTTAATAAAGATCACAATTGCGCTCCCAATGCCAATCAGCAAGCCAGGCATTGCCCCACCCCAAAACAAAGCACCCGTAGAAAGCCCAGTGGCGGACGCGACTAGTACTGCCGGAATACTTGGTGGAATTAGAGGCCCCTGAATAGCAGTAGCTGCCGTAACTGCGCAAGAAAAGTCTTTTGTATAACCCTGCTCCTCCATAGCAGGAATAAGAATTGAGCCTATAGAAGCAATATCAGATAAAGCTGAGCCGGTTATGCCCGCGAAAAAAGTACTTGCTAATGTATTAACATATGCAAGCCCACCTTTGACACGACCAACCATCAAATCTGCAAAACTGACGATTGCACTTGTAATACCACCACGATTCATTACTTCGCCACACATAATAAACATTGGAATGGCAAGCAAAACAAAGCTATCCATGCCGCGAAACATCTTTTCAATCACAACCATCAGCAAATCTATTTTTCCAATCACTAGGCAATAAATAAGGCTGGAAAATGTCATTACAAATACAATTGGCATGCCGAGAAACATTAAAACCATAAAAACGATTAGTGCAACTGCTAAAGGATTCATGTTGAACTCCTCCTTCTTTCATAAAAACTAGATGTTATGTTGTAGCTAAAAAGCACACCAAACAAGATATATTTTGGCAGGAACCTGTATAAGCATATTAACTGCACCAATAATCAAGGACATGAATGGTAGAGCCCACGGAATGTGAATAGATGCGCAGTAAATCTTTGCATTGCGAATAACATGGATATAACCATAATAAGCCATGACACAGAGGAACAGTGCGATTAGAAAATAAAATATGCATGAGAGGATGCGACGAATTTTTTTTGGCATTAAATTATAGAAAATGTCGACCTTTGCATTAGCATCAATATAAAAAATAGTTCCGGAAGCAAAATACACACTGAAGATCACGACATAGCGCGTCAACTCCTCTGCCCACGTAAAAGAAAATTGGAATAAGTTTCGTATCACTACCTGAATAAAGGTAATTGTAACAGCAAAAAGAAGAAAACAGATGCCTATCCCAAGCATAATTTTATTAAACTGTTTACAAAAATGCACATATTTTTTCATGATGATCACCTCATTTATATGGGATTGCGCCTAGAACGGAAAAAGAACCTACTAGCCGCAATCCCAATTAAATCTTTTTACACGCTGAAAACAATTACTTACGTTGGGAGGCTACCGCATTCATTGCCTCTTCAAGTAATTCGGGTGTATCCATGACACCACGCAAATACTCAAGCACTGTTGGCTGACAAGCTTTTCGAAAAGCATCAATCTCGTCGCGATTTAATTCTGTAACTTGAAGACCGTTGTCTTTTAGCTTTTGAAGATTAACTGCTTCATTCTCTTTGAACATATTATACTCTGCCTTGAGAGCTTCCTGTGCAGCAGCATCAACAGCTGATTTTTGGCTATCCGATAGACTTTGATAGAAATCTTCATTCATGCAGAACAAACCGCATAGACAGACATGCCCATCAAGAGTCATATACTTCTGAACTTCCCACGCACTGATATAAACAGCATTTGCGATCGGGTTTTCCTGACCATCAACAACGTTTGTCTGCAGCGCCGTGTAAAGTTCATTCCAGCTGACATTTGTGGGGAGAGCTCCAAGTGCCTCAAACATTTTCATATGTGCCGTAACGTTCATAGTGCGGATCTTCAGACCGACAAGATCTTGAGGGGTCTTAATCTCATGCTTATTATTTGTTATATGTCGCAAACCCTCGTTAAAGAAAACAAGAGGACGAATTCCGGTCTTTTCAGAAATATCGCTTTGAAGTTTCTTAAAGAAATCGCCGTCGGGGTTTAGAAGATTATAAGCTTCATCGGCAGATTCGAAAAGATAAGGAATATCAAGAAAACCAAGGTCGGGGTAATAGGAGGTGGCAAACTGACCATTGGAGATAGACATACATGACTCCAGTGTTCCTGCTTCGACCTGCGTCAACATAGATGTCGCATCACCGAGCTGAGCAGCCGGATAAAGTTCGACAGTAATGGTACCATTAGACATCTCTTCAAGTTGCTCTTTAAAGGTATATGCAGCCTCGGACAACACGTGTCCACTACGCTCAGACGTTTCTGCCCAACCAAGTTTGATGGTAATTGGAGTATCTTGCGAAGCAGCTTGATTAAGGTTAGATTTATGTGTAGTTTCCTCTTGATGACAGGCCGCAAACGATAAAAATACAACGAGGGTTAAAACAAATGCAAAGATACGTTTCATTATAATTTCCTCCTTTAAATATTTTAGGTTTTGTCAAGATCGTGGTACCTTGACAGCATTTTTCTGTTCGTCCCCTACACCACGTAGAATAAAAATTCCGTTCACAATAGGTAAGTCTTTCATAACGTTTCAGCATTACGAATTGAATTCGCATAGGCTGGATTGCGCCTTCATATCTTTCAAAAGGTTAATGGTTCTTAAGGATTTGTAAATAGCCGCTCTTCAACTATTTTTAAAAAAGTTGGTGCATCATGATGTCTTAAATTATTATCGTCATTGTCAAAATCGGCCATAAAGATCCTTTCCTAATTTAAAGTAAGGAAAAGTTCAAATGACAATTTTGACATGTAAGAATAATTCTTCCAACTTTTCAATTCACACACAAATGCTACATCCGTACCATCTTGCCTAGACAATGACTCCGTTGATATGAAAGCTGCGAGACATCACTGACTCATATCTACTACTATCTTATGAAGAAAAACTTTGAAAAACCGGCCATTGACAGATACCGTCATATATGAGCTAGTAAAATAGAGAACATTGACGTACAGATCGTTTCTAAAACCCTTCGTTTAGCGGACACCAGAAAACAGTATCTCAAATGAAGAAATTTTCAAAATTTGATAACTTTTTCGCTACTATCTCTGGCAAATTGCTTCTCTTGCAGTAATCAAATCTCAATATCATCATTCTCTTAAATCAGATCTTTCACGAATATACTCACCTCTTTTCTAACATTTTTCATTTTACCTTCAACAAACTACTTAAAGCTTTTCCCGCGCCGAAATAGATGTTCTCAGTTTCCATTTACAAACTTTACCATCTATTGGAGGAAACGATGAAAGACTATTTCGAAAATAGAAAAACACAGGAATTTCAAATACTCACTTCGTAATTCATTGATATTCATCTGTGGCAGAGTGCTCTTACTTCCAAATTGATCAAATATTGGAGTAACTGAATAGAATCATAGCTTAAACAATTGGAGTAACAGCTATAGGTTTATACGTAAAATCTCGGTTCTTCCATTACATTGATTTCGAGTTTGAAACCAATGTAAGAAATCATGACTCTTTGAAACCGAAGATGTTCACTAGACTCCATACTGTCAACAAATGATTTTCTATGTGCGTACAGATTGATGCTTCTTTCGCTCATCTTGGCTCAATTCAAATTAACAAGTGCCATATATCGAAGCGTAATTAATCCTACCTTCGCCGTACCTTGTATAGCGTTACTATTGTTGCTTCACAGTCTAGCTTGGAGTTGATGGCATATTACAACATCTGCGTGTCTACGGCAAACACCACACTATCACTATAAGGATTGTCGCAAGAAATTTTTCCTACATTTTATTGCTGTCATGTTCGAAACAAGCCTATAAAGTTTTGCTTATTTGTCCACAACACTTTTATTCAGAACTTTTCACGCAAGACTCAATTTGTGCTGCACTTTCCTGTTTAATTTTCAAGGTTCAGTCATATCTATCCTTAGATTGCCTTATGGTTCTTATCCCTATTCCATTTCTAGTTTCTTCAAGAACTTGATATTTCATAAACGACTTTTGGGGTTGAGTGGTATATATCTTTAAATCTTTCTTTGCCAAGGAATAAAATACCTACAACAATCCAAGTTGCTGCAAACGACTACGGATATTCGCCTTCTCATCTTCAGAAGCAGGGATAAATGGAGCACGAGGATAACAGGAAACGATACCACGAAGCTCAAGCATAGCATAAATTGCCAGTTGTGTAGAACGAGCAAGATACATAATATCTCGCATCTCGTTAACTTCAAATTGAGTTTTACGACAAGACTCGAAATCGTTGGAAATACCTTCATTAAACATCTTGACGCAAATTTCAGGGAAGGCATTTGCTATTCCTGGAATAAAAGCCTTACAGCCAAGAACGCAGGCAGATAGCCACATGGCTTCTGTACCTAAAACGACATCAAAATTTTCACTTTTGAATAGGCGTATATATTTTGCCATCGTTTGAATATCAAATGTTGCATCCTTAACGCCGCTTACTCCAACCTTCTCTTTTAGCACACGAACTGTATTAATATCCATTTGATAGCCTTGGAATTTTGGGTTATTGTAAACATAAACTGGAAGTCGTCCTTTGGCTGCTTTCACCAAGGCATCGAAGTAATTGAAAATCTCATCATTGTTGTGCTTAAAATAGTACGGACCGACTGCTGCAACAGCTGAGGCGCCAACAGAAGCTGCGTGATCAACAAGGCGAGCAGC
This genomic window contains:
- a CDS encoding TRAP transporter large permease: MNPLAVALIVFMVLMFLGMPIVFVMTFSSLIYCLVIGKIDLLMVVIEKMFRGMDSFVLLAIPMFIMCGEVMNRGGITSAIVSFADLMVGRVKGGLAYVNTLASTFFAGITGSALSDIASIGSILIPAMEEQGYTKDFSCAVTAATAIQGPLIPPSIPAVLVASATGLSTGALFWGGAMPGLLIGIGSAIVIFIKGFFVKLPKRTVRIPFREAINVTLHSILPLMTVVIILVGMNSGIFTPTEAAAIALAYALCITSFIYKPIPFSEFITICKNVLLQTTTIYLIIAGATTFSYVLATENIPTKISMLISSHVTSKLGILMVINLILLVWGMFMDTAPSILVLVPILFPVAKAAGVNSIHFGVLVITNLMVGMLTPPFGMAIYTTQSVGKCRMGNLIKQLLPFIVVDLVILGILTIFPSVSLFLPQLFGFVS
- a CDS encoding TRAP transporter small permease, translated to MKKYVHFCKQFNKIMLGIGICFLLFAVTITFIQVVIRNLFQFSFTWAEELTRYVVIFSVYFASGTIFYIDANAKVDIFYNLMPKKIRRILSCIFYFLIALFLCVMAYYGYIHVIRNAKIYCASIHIPWALPFMSLIIGAVNMLIQVPAKIYLVWCAF
- a CDS encoding TRAP transporter substrate-binding protein, producing the protein MKRIFAFVLTLVVFLSFAACHQEETTHKSNLNQAASQDTPITIKLGWAETSERSGHVLSEAAYTFKEQLEEMSNGTITVELYPAAQLGDATSMLTQVEAGTLESCMSISNGQFATSYYPDLGFLDIPYLFESADEAYNLLNPDGDFFKKLQSDISEKTGIRPLVFFNEGLRHITNNKHEIKTPQDLVGLKIRTMNVTAHMKMFEALGALPTNVSWNELYTALQTNVVDGQENPIANAVYISAWEVQKYMTLDGHVCLCGLFCMNEDFYQSLSDSQKSAVDAAAQEALKAEYNMFKENEAVNLQKLKDNGLQVTELNRDEIDAFRKACQPTVLEYLRGVMDTPELLEEAMNAVASQRK
- a CDS encoding dihydrodipicolinate synthase family protein encodes the protein MFQMYGVVPPMITPFKKSGEVDYASLKVLVNFLSTNVNGLFINGSYGSGALMTESERKSVAEATINIAADRIPVIVQVGTADSLSAARLVDHAASVGASAVAAVGPYYFKHNNDEIFNYFDALVKAAKGRLPVYVYNNPKFQGYQMDINTVRVLKEKVGVSGVKDATFDIQTMAKYIRLFKSENFDVVLGTEAMWLSACVLGCKAFIPGIANAFPEICVKMFNEGISNDFESCRKTQFEVNEMRDIMYLARSTQLAIYAMLELRGIVSCYPRAPFIPASEDEKANIRSRLQQLGLL